The following proteins are co-located in the Flectobacillus major DSM 103 genome:
- a CDS encoding winged helix-turn-helix transcriptional regulator, with amino-acid sequence MKNKQKQVQLRDVQDVLDIIGGRWRGAILASLCDKAKRFNELKRDLGLITPRTLTKELKYLEMNKLIVREEDTLASASVVYSLSSHGQSLTPLIGQIVAWGQKHRKVVLG; translated from the coding sequence ATGAAAAACAAACAAAAACAAGTACAACTACGAGACGTACAGGATGTTCTCGACATTATTGGAGGCCGCTGGCGTGGGGCTATTTTGGCCAGTTTGTGCGACAAAGCAAAACGTTTTAACGAGCTAAAAAGAGATTTGGGACTTATTACGCCCAGAACGTTGACAAAAGAACTAAAATACCTAGAAATGAACAAACTGATAGTGCGTGAAGAAGACACCTTAGCATCGGCTTCGGTTGTTTATAGTTTGTCGAGCCACGGCCAATCATTAACTCCACTTATTGGACAAATTGTAGCATGGGGACAAAAACACCGAAAGGTAGTTTTGGGCTAA
- a CDS encoding NAD(P)-dependent oxidoreductase: protein MNITIIGASAGVGLETVKRALDRNHYVTTLSRSQMQINDNERLIKLKGSATSKSDLLKSIENADAVIVALGTGKSMKATTLYSDFAKLLVEIQAETKVSIPFIILTGFGAGESGKYHDSFIMKMAFKFLLNDVYADKTKMEEIIAGSSITWEIVRPGLLKDKPLTEKYRVENQLYKGINIGSINRIDVADFLVKQAENPTELYQYPALSNN, encoded by the coding sequence ATGAATATCACAATAATAGGAGCTTCGGCAGGTGTTGGCTTAGAAACCGTAAAAAGGGCCTTAGATAGAAATCACTATGTGACTACACTTTCACGATCTCAGATGCAAATCAATGATAATGAAAGACTTATCAAATTGAAAGGTAGTGCAACCAGTAAAAGCGATTTGCTAAAGTCGATTGAAAATGCCGATGCTGTAATAGTAGCCTTAGGTACTGGCAAAAGCATGAAAGCTACTACTTTATATTCTGATTTTGCCAAGCTTTTGGTCGAAATTCAAGCAGAAACAAAAGTGTCTATTCCCTTTATTATACTGACTGGGTTTGGGGCAGGAGAAAGCGGAAAATACCACGATAGTTTTATCATGAAAATGGCTTTTAAATTCTTGTTAAATGATGTTTATGCCGATAAAACCAAAATGGAAGAAATCATTGCAGGGTCAAGCATTACATGGGAGATTGTACGCCCTGGCCTTTTGAAAGATAAGCCTCTGACAGAAAAATACAGAGTCGAAAACCAACTCTACAAAGGCATAAATATTGGTAGTATTAATAGAATCGATGTGGCAGATTTTTTAGTGAAACAAGCCGAAAACCCAACTGAGCTTTATCAATATCCAGCATTGTCTAATAACTAA
- a CDS encoding LytR/AlgR family response regulator transcription factor — MTTQALSTRILGTVESAFSINPLITNSLPIKTNEPSIFIKQNHQFIKVSYNHISYIESDGNYINVVTNTNKKYVIKRSITEIQEKLQMANMFRVHRSYLVNINHIHEFSANEISINKMIIPIGRKYQKDFLDIIKHIYSVID, encoded by the coding sequence ATGACAACTCAAGCTTTATCGACCAGAATCCTTGGAACAGTAGAATCTGCCTTTTCTATTAATCCACTAATAACCAACTCATTACCAATAAAAACAAATGAGCCTTCTATTTTTATCAAACAAAACCACCAATTCATCAAAGTCAGCTACAATCATATTTCGTATATTGAAAGCGATGGCAATTATATAAATGTGGTTACTAATACCAATAAAAAATATGTAATAAAAAGAAGTATAACGGAAATCCAAGAAAAGCTCCAAATGGCCAATATGTTTAGGGTACACCGTTCGTATTTAGTCAATATCAACCATATTCATGAGTTTTCGGCAAACGAAATCAGCATTAATAAAATGATAATCCCAATTGGTAGAAAATATCAGAAAGATTTCCTCGACATCATTAAGCATATTTACAGCGTTATCGACTAG